One genomic window of Saccopteryx bilineata isolate mSacBil1 chromosome 4, mSacBil1_pri_phased_curated, whole genome shotgun sequence includes the following:
- the GATM gene encoding glycine amidinotransferase, mitochondrial, with amino-acid sequence MLRVRCLRGGSRGAEAVHYIGSRLGRTLTGWVQRTFQSTQAATASSRNSCAADYKATDPLPKDCPVSSYNEWDPLEEVIVGRAENACVPPFTVEVKANTYEKYWPFYQKHGGHYFPKDHLKKAVAEIEEMCNILKMEGVTVRRPDPIDWSLKYKTPDFESTGLYGAMPRDILIVVGNEIIEAPMAWRSRFFEYRAYRSIIKDYFHRGAKWTTAPKPTMAEELYDQDYPIHSVQDRHKLAAQGKFVTTEFEPCFDAADFIRAGRDIFAQRSQVTNHLGIEWMRRHLAPDYRVHIISFKDPNPMHIDATFNIIGPGLVLSNPDRPCHQIDLFKKAGWTIVTPPIPVIPDDHPLWMSSKWLSMNVLMLDEKRVMVDANEIPIQKMFEKLGISTIKVNIRNANSLGGGFHCWTCDVRRRGTLQSYFD; translated from the exons ATGCTGCGGGTGCGGTGCCTGCGCGGCGGGAGCCGCGGCGCCGAGGCGGTGCACTACATTGGATCTCGG CTTGGAAGAACCTTAACAGGATGGGTGCAACGAACTTTCCAGAGCACCCAGGCAGCTACGGCTTCCTCCCGGAATTCCTGTGCAGCTGACTACAAGGCCACCGATCCTCTGCCCAAGGACTGCCCGGTCTCCTCTTACAACGAATGGGATCCCTTAGAGGAAGTGATAGTGGGCCGAGCAGAAAACGCCTGTGTTCCACCGTTCACCGTGGAGGTGAAG GCCAACACATATGAAAAGTACTGGCCATTTTACCAGAAGCATGGAGGCCATTATTTTCccaaagatcatttaaaaaaggCTGTTGCTGAAATTGAAGAAatgtgcaatattttaaaaatggaaggagTGACAGTGAGGAGGCCTGACCCCATTGACTGGTCGTTAAAGTATAAAACTCCTGATTTTGAGTCTACGG GTTTATATGGTGCGATGCCTCGAGACATCCTGATAGTTGTGGGAAATGAGATCATCGAGGCTCCCATGGCATGGCGCTCTCGCTTCTTTGAGTACCGGGCATACCGATCAATTATCAAAGACTACTTCCATCGTGGTGCCAAGTGGACTACGGCTCCCAAACCCACAATGGCTGAGGAGCTTTATGACCAG GATTACCCCATTCACTCTGTACAAGACAGACACAAATTGGCTGCTCAGGGAAAATTTGTGACAACTGAATTTGAGCCGTGCTTTGATGCTGCTGACTTCATTCGAGCTGGAAGAGATATTTTTGCACAGAGAAGCCAG GTTACAAACCACCTGGGCATTGAATGGATGCGTAGGCATCTTGCTCCAGACTACAGAGTGCATATCATCTCCTTTAAAGATCCCAATCCAATGCATATTGATGCCACCTTCAATATCATTGGACCTGGTCTTGTGCTTTCCAACCCAGACCGACCATGTCACCAG ATTGATCTTTTCAAGAAAGCAGGATGGACCATAGTTACTCCTCCAATACCAGTCATTCCAGATG ATCACCCACTCTGGATGTCATCCAAATGGCTTTCCATGAATGTCTTAATGCTAGATGAAAAGCGCGTTATGGTGGATGCCAATGAAATCCCGATTCAAAAGATGTTTGAGAAGCTGG GTATCAGCACCATTAAAGTTAACATTCGTAATGCCAATTCCCTGGGAGGAGGCTTCCACTGCTGGACCTGTGATGTCCGGCGCCGCGGAACCCTACAGTCCTACTTTGACTGA